One window of the Cryptomeria japonica chromosome 7, Sugi_1.0, whole genome shotgun sequence genome contains the following:
- the LOC131061661 gene encoding root phototropism protein 3 isoform X2 encodes MSLIKGSTNLNTLTGTKDQSWCVPTKLQSDMIVEVDDVLFHLHKFPLLSKSGRLNKLVFEARDTENEYIKLEGFPGGAKSFELAAKFCYGSIPLHMSASNVAALRCAAEYLEMREDLGQGNLISRTEEFLSYVVLVSWLDSITLLRTCAHLSPWAEDLHIVQRCVESIAWKASTDPILITWSFTSTTSTHHQYTPPTPLKCKLDLQRQVPNCMSIQSTEEIYVNESTDSTENGQAEIEKLRGELSDLQRFCKSVEQQLGNIWRPSVRRFPWNKHKTSFSARSNNMTPLPSPHPKEGPTWNPVKWRRNSFL; translated from the exons ATGAGCCTCATCAAAGGAAGCACCAATCTTAACACTTTAACAGGCACCAAAGATCAATCTTG GTGTGTCCCAACAAAGTTACAAAGCGATATGATAGTAGAGGTTGATGATGTGCTCTTTCATCTTCATAAG TTCCCGTTACTTTCGAAGAGTGGTCGACTGAACAAGCTCGTGTTCGAAGCCCGAGACACGGAGAACGAATACATAAAGCTTGAGGGATTCCCAGGAGGAGCAAAATCATTTGAGTTAGCAGCAAAGTTCTGTTACGGATCGATTCCACTTCACATGAGTGCATCCAATGTGGCGGCGCTTCGGTGTGCGGCGGAGTATCTGGAAATGAGAGAAGATTTGGGACAGGGGAACCTCATCTCCCGAACAGAAGAGTTTCTCAGTTATGTAGTATTGGTCTCATGGCTCGACTCCATCACTCTCCTTAGGACCTGCGCCCACCTTTCTCCCTGGGCCGAAGATCTGCACATTGTGCAGCGATGCGTGGAATCCATTGCATGGAAAGCAAGCACAGATCCCATTCTCATTACGTGGTCATTCACTAGTACTACTAGTACCCACCACCAATACACGCCCCCTACTCCTCTGAAATGTAAACTAGATCTGCAAAGGCAAGTACCCAATTGTATGAGCATCCAAAGTACAGAggaaatatatgtgaatgagagCACCGATTCGACAGAAAATGGGCAAGCGGAAATCGAGAAGCTGAGGGGGGAACTGAGCGATCTTCAGAGATTTTGCAAGAGTGTGGAGCAGCAGTTGGGGAATATTTGGAGGCCCTCTGTGCGGAGGTTTCCTTGGaacaaacacaaaacatcattcagtGCACGCAGTAATAATATGACCCCTTTGCCAAGTCCTCATCCAAAAGAAGGTCCAACATGGAATCCTGTGAAATGGCGAAGGAATTCATTCCTGTAG
- the LOC131061661 gene encoding root phototropism protein 3 isoform X1: protein MSLIKGSTNLNTLTGTKDQSWCVPTKLQSDMIVEVDDVLFHLHKKFPLLSKSGRLNKLVFEARDTENEYIKLEGFPGGAKSFELAAKFCYGSIPLHMSASNVAALRCAAEYLEMREDLGQGNLISRTEEFLSYVVLVSWLDSITLLRTCAHLSPWAEDLHIVQRCVESIAWKASTDPILITWSFTSTTSTHHQYTPPTPLKCKLDLQRQVPNCMSIQSTEEIYVNESTDSTENGQAEIEKLRGELSDLQRFCKSVEQQLGNIWRPSVRRFPWNKHKTSFSARSNNMTPLPSPHPKEGPTWNPVKWRRNSFL, encoded by the exons ATGAGCCTCATCAAAGGAAGCACCAATCTTAACACTTTAACAGGCACCAAAGATCAATCTTG GTGTGTCCCAACAAAGTTACAAAGCGATATGATAGTAGAGGTTGATGATGTGCTCTTTCATCTTCATAAG AAGTTCCCGTTACTTTCGAAGAGTGGTCGACTGAACAAGCTCGTGTTCGAAGCCCGAGACACGGAGAACGAATACATAAAGCTTGAGGGATTCCCAGGAGGAGCAAAATCATTTGAGTTAGCAGCAAAGTTCTGTTACGGATCGATTCCACTTCACATGAGTGCATCCAATGTGGCGGCGCTTCGGTGTGCGGCGGAGTATCTGGAAATGAGAGAAGATTTGGGACAGGGGAACCTCATCTCCCGAACAGAAGAGTTTCTCAGTTATGTAGTATTGGTCTCATGGCTCGACTCCATCACTCTCCTTAGGACCTGCGCCCACCTTTCTCCCTGGGCCGAAGATCTGCACATTGTGCAGCGATGCGTGGAATCCATTGCATGGAAAGCAAGCACAGATCCCATTCTCATTACGTGGTCATTCACTAGTACTACTAGTACCCACCACCAATACACGCCCCCTACTCCTCTGAAATGTAAACTAGATCTGCAAAGGCAAGTACCCAATTGTATGAGCATCCAAAGTACAGAggaaatatatgtgaatgagagCACCGATTCGACAGAAAATGGGCAAGCGGAAATCGAGAAGCTGAGGGGGGAACTGAGCGATCTTCAGAGATTTTGCAAGAGTGTGGAGCAGCAGTTGGGGAATATTTGGAGGCCCTCTGTGCGGAGGTTTCCTTGGaacaaacacaaaacatcattcagtGCACGCAGTAATAATATGACCCCTTTGCCAAGTCCTCATCCAAAAGAAGGTCCAACATGGAATCCTGTGAAATGGCGAAGGAATTCATTCCTGTAG
- the LOC131061661 gene encoding root phototropism protein 3 isoform X4, producing MIVEVDDVLFHLHKFPLLSKSGRLNKLVFEARDTENEYIKLEGFPGGAKSFELAAKFCYGSIPLHMSASNVAALRCAAEYLEMREDLGQGNLISRTEEFLSYVVLVSWLDSITLLRTCAHLSPWAEDLHIVQRCVESIAWKASTDPILITWSFTSTTSTHHQYTPPTPLKCKLDLQRQVPNCMSIQSTEEIYVNESTDSTENGQAEIEKLRGELSDLQRFCKSVEQQLGNIWRPSVRRFPWNKHKTSFSARSNNMTPLPSPHPKEGPTWNPVKWRRNSFL from the exons ATGATAGTAGAGGTTGATGATGTGCTCTTTCATCTTCATAAG TTCCCGTTACTTTCGAAGAGTGGTCGACTGAACAAGCTCGTGTTCGAAGCCCGAGACACGGAGAACGAATACATAAAGCTTGAGGGATTCCCAGGAGGAGCAAAATCATTTGAGTTAGCAGCAAAGTTCTGTTACGGATCGATTCCACTTCACATGAGTGCATCCAATGTGGCGGCGCTTCGGTGTGCGGCGGAGTATCTGGAAATGAGAGAAGATTTGGGACAGGGGAACCTCATCTCCCGAACAGAAGAGTTTCTCAGTTATGTAGTATTGGTCTCATGGCTCGACTCCATCACTCTCCTTAGGACCTGCGCCCACCTTTCTCCCTGGGCCGAAGATCTGCACATTGTGCAGCGATGCGTGGAATCCATTGCATGGAAAGCAAGCACAGATCCCATTCTCATTACGTGGTCATTCACTAGTACTACTAGTACCCACCACCAATACACGCCCCCTACTCCTCTGAAATGTAAACTAGATCTGCAAAGGCAAGTACCCAATTGTATGAGCATCCAAAGTACAGAggaaatatatgtgaatgagagCACCGATTCGACAGAAAATGGGCAAGCGGAAATCGAGAAGCTGAGGGGGGAACTGAGCGATCTTCAGAGATTTTGCAAGAGTGTGGAGCAGCAGTTGGGGAATATTTGGAGGCCCTCTGTGCGGAGGTTTCCTTGGaacaaacacaaaacatcattcagtGCACGCAGTAATAATATGACCCCTTTGCCAAGTCCTCATCCAAAAGAAGGTCCAACATGGAATCCTGTGAAATGGCGAAGGAATTCATTCCTGTAG
- the LOC131061661 gene encoding root phototropism protein 3 isoform X3 gives MIVEVDDVLFHLHKKFPLLSKSGRLNKLVFEARDTENEYIKLEGFPGGAKSFELAAKFCYGSIPLHMSASNVAALRCAAEYLEMREDLGQGNLISRTEEFLSYVVLVSWLDSITLLRTCAHLSPWAEDLHIVQRCVESIAWKASTDPILITWSFTSTTSTHHQYTPPTPLKCKLDLQRQVPNCMSIQSTEEIYVNESTDSTENGQAEIEKLRGELSDLQRFCKSVEQQLGNIWRPSVRRFPWNKHKTSFSARSNNMTPLPSPHPKEGPTWNPVKWRRNSFL, from the exons ATGATAGTAGAGGTTGATGATGTGCTCTTTCATCTTCATAAG AAGTTCCCGTTACTTTCGAAGAGTGGTCGACTGAACAAGCTCGTGTTCGAAGCCCGAGACACGGAGAACGAATACATAAAGCTTGAGGGATTCCCAGGAGGAGCAAAATCATTTGAGTTAGCAGCAAAGTTCTGTTACGGATCGATTCCACTTCACATGAGTGCATCCAATGTGGCGGCGCTTCGGTGTGCGGCGGAGTATCTGGAAATGAGAGAAGATTTGGGACAGGGGAACCTCATCTCCCGAACAGAAGAGTTTCTCAGTTATGTAGTATTGGTCTCATGGCTCGACTCCATCACTCTCCTTAGGACCTGCGCCCACCTTTCTCCCTGGGCCGAAGATCTGCACATTGTGCAGCGATGCGTGGAATCCATTGCATGGAAAGCAAGCACAGATCCCATTCTCATTACGTGGTCATTCACTAGTACTACTAGTACCCACCACCAATACACGCCCCCTACTCCTCTGAAATGTAAACTAGATCTGCAAAGGCAAGTACCCAATTGTATGAGCATCCAAAGTACAGAggaaatatatgtgaatgagagCACCGATTCGACAGAAAATGGGCAAGCGGAAATCGAGAAGCTGAGGGGGGAACTGAGCGATCTTCAGAGATTTTGCAAGAGTGTGGAGCAGCAGTTGGGGAATATTTGGAGGCCCTCTGTGCGGAGGTTTCCTTGGaacaaacacaaaacatcattcagtGCACGCAGTAATAATATGACCCCTTTGCCAAGTCCTCATCCAAAAGAAGGTCCAACATGGAATCCTGTGAAATGGCGAAGGAATTCATTCCTGTAG